From Sporichthya brevicatena, the proteins below share one genomic window:
- the hutH gene encoding histidine ammonia-lyase: MGAVIEIGTGSLRADDVVAVARDGAPVGLSAAAQAAIVESRARVDALAASPVPAYGISTGFGALATKHIPPERRTALQRSLIRSHAAGSGPEVEREVVRALMLLRLRTLATGRTGIAPATADALVGLLNAGLTPVVPEYGSLGCSGDLAPLAAVALALMGEGSVRNRAGDLVLAADALPAAGIPPVVLAEKEGLALINGTDGMLGMLVLACADLLSLVRHADLAAALSVEALLGTDRVFAADLQALRPHPGQAEAAANLRMLLAGSPIVASHAGPDDPRVQDAYSLRCAPQVAGAVRDTLAHAVTVAERELAAAVDNPVVLADGRVESNGNFHGAPVGYVLDFLAIAVADLASISERRTDRLLDVHRSHGLPPFLAADPGVDSGYMIAQYTAAGIVSELKRLAVPASVDSIPSSGMQEDHVSMGWHAGRKLRRAVDGLRRVLAIEILTAARGLDLRAPLTPAPGTGAVVAALRERVPGPGPDRHLSPDLDAAVEAVASGELLAAAQNVVGPLR, from the coding sequence ATGGGGGCGGTCATCGAGATCGGGACCGGGTCCCTGCGTGCCGACGACGTCGTCGCGGTGGCCCGGGACGGGGCCCCGGTGGGTCTGTCCGCTGCCGCCCAGGCCGCGATCGTCGAGTCCCGCGCCCGGGTCGACGCCCTCGCCGCCTCCCCGGTCCCGGCCTACGGCATCTCGACCGGGTTCGGGGCGCTCGCGACCAAGCACATCCCGCCGGAGCGGCGCACCGCCCTGCAGCGCTCCCTGATCCGCTCCCACGCGGCCGGCAGCGGACCCGAGGTCGAGCGCGAGGTGGTCCGCGCGCTCATGCTGCTCCGGCTCCGGACGCTGGCCACCGGCCGGACCGGCATCGCCCCGGCCACCGCGGACGCCCTGGTCGGACTGCTCAACGCCGGCCTCACCCCGGTCGTGCCGGAGTACGGCAGTCTCGGCTGCTCGGGGGATCTCGCCCCGCTGGCTGCGGTCGCCCTCGCCCTGATGGGGGAGGGGTCCGTCCGGAACCGGGCCGGGGACCTCGTCCTCGCCGCCGACGCGCTGCCCGCCGCGGGCATTCCCCCCGTCGTGCTCGCGGAGAAGGAAGGTCTCGCGCTGATCAACGGCACCGACGGCATGCTCGGCATGCTCGTGCTGGCCTGCGCCGACCTTCTCTCCCTGGTTCGGCACGCCGACCTCGCCGCCGCGCTCAGCGTCGAGGCTCTGCTCGGCACCGACCGGGTCTTCGCGGCCGACCTCCAGGCCCTGCGCCCGCACCCGGGCCAGGCCGAGGCGGCGGCCAACCTGCGCATGCTGCTCGCCGGGTCGCCGATCGTGGCCTCTCACGCAGGGCCCGACGACCCCCGCGTCCAGGACGCCTACTCGCTGCGCTGCGCGCCGCAGGTCGCCGGCGCGGTGCGCGACACCCTCGCGCACGCGGTCACCGTCGCCGAACGCGAACTGGCCGCGGCCGTCGACAACCCTGTCGTCCTGGCCGACGGTCGGGTCGAGTCGAACGGCAACTTCCACGGGGCGCCGGTCGGCTACGTCCTGGACTTCCTCGCGATCGCGGTCGCGGACCTCGCGTCGATCTCCGAGCGGCGCACCGACCGCCTGCTCGACGTCCACCGCTCGCACGGCCTGCCGCCGTTCCTCGCCGCGGACCCGGGCGTCGACTCCGGCTACATGATCGCCCAGTACACGGCCGCGGGGATCGTCTCCGAGCTCAAGCGGCTCGCGGTCCCGGCGTCGGTGGACTCGATCCCGTCCTCCGGCATGCAGGAGGACCACGTCTCGATGGGCTGGCACGCCGGCCGCAAGCTGCGGCGGGCCGTCGACGGGTTGCGCCGCGTCCTGGCGATCGAGATCCTCACCGCTGCCCGCGGCCTGGACCTGCGTGCCCCGCTGACCCCGGCCCCCGGTACCGGCGCGGTGGTAGCGGCGCTCCGGGAACGGGTACCGGGTCCGGGGCCGGACCGACACCTGAGCCCGGACCTCGACGCCGCGGTGGAGGCCGTCGCGTCCGGCGAACTGCTGGCGGCGGCGCAGAACGTGGTGGGGCCGCTGCGATGA